One Papio anubis isolate 15944 chromosome 9, Panubis1.0, whole genome shotgun sequence genomic window carries:
- the IL22 gene encoding interleukin-22 isoform X2 encodes MAALQKSVSPFLMGTLATSCLLLLALSVQGGAAAPISSHCRLDKSNFQQPYITNRTFMLAKEASLADNNTDVRLIGEKLFRGVSMSERCYLMKQVLNFTLEEVLLPQSDRFQPYMQEVVPFLARLSNSLSTCHIEGDDLHIQKNVQKLKDTVKKLGESGEIKAIGELDLLFMSLRNACI; translated from the exons ATGGCCGCCCTGCAGAAATCTGTGAGCCCTTTCCTTATGGGGACTCTGGCCACCAGCTGCCTCCTTCTCTTGGCCCTCTCGGTGCAGGGAGGAGCAGCTGCGCCCATCAGCTCCCACTGCAGGCTTGACAAGTCCAACTTCCAGCAGCCCTATATCACCAACCGCACCTTCATGCTGGCTAAGGAG gcTAGCTTGGCTGATAACAACACAGACGTTCGTCTCATTGGGGAAAAACTGTTCCGCGGAGTCAGT ATGAGTGAGCGCTGCTATCTGATGAAGCAGGTGCTGAACTTCACCCTTGAAGAAGTGCTGCTCCCTCAATCGGATAGGTTCCAGCCTTATATGCAGGAGGTGGTGCCCTTCCTGGCCAGGCTCAGCAACAGTCTAAGCACATGT CACATTGAAGGTGATGACCTGCATATCCAGAAGAATGTGCAAAAGCTGAAGGACACAGTGAAAAAG CTTGGAGAGAGTGGAGAGATCAAAGCAATTGGAGAACTGGATTTGCTGTTTATGTCTCTGAGAAATGCCTGCATTTGA
- the IL22 gene encoding interleukin-22 isoform X1, giving the protein MAALQKSVSPFLMGTLATSCLLLLALSVQGGAAAPISSHCRLDKSNFQQPYITNRTFMLAKEASLADNNTDVRLIGEKLFRGVSMSERCYLMKQVLNFTLEEVLLPQSDRFQPYMQEVVPFLARLSNSLSTCHIEGDDLHIQKNVQKLKDTVKKVGLITVNATSCNRRDKCCFSFLSFFPPLCDFSLDSPTTRVITLVSVYVEISIYLEVSFQISQIVEF; this is encoded by the exons ATGGCCGCCCTGCAGAAATCTGTGAGCCCTTTCCTTATGGGGACTCTGGCCACCAGCTGCCTCCTTCTCTTGGCCCTCTCGGTGCAGGGAGGAGCAGCTGCGCCCATCAGCTCCCACTGCAGGCTTGACAAGTCCAACTTCCAGCAGCCCTATATCACCAACCGCACCTTCATGCTGGCTAAGGAG gcTAGCTTGGCTGATAACAACACAGACGTTCGTCTCATTGGGGAAAAACTGTTCCGCGGAGTCAGT ATGAGTGAGCGCTGCTATCTGATGAAGCAGGTGCTGAACTTCACCCTTGAAGAAGTGCTGCTCCCTCAATCGGATAGGTTCCAGCCTTATATGCAGGAGGTGGTGCCCTTCCTGGCCAGGCTCAGCAACAGTCTAAGCACATGT CACATTGAAGGTGATGACCTGCATATCCAGAAGAATGTGCAAAAGCTGAAGGACACAGTGAAAAAGGTAGGACTGATAACTGTCAATGCTACGTCATGCAATAGGAGAGAcaaatgctgtttttctttcctttctttcttcccaccaCTTTGTGATTTTTCACTTGATTCTCCTACCACCAGGGTGATTACTTTGGTGTCTGTGTATGTAgagatatctatatatctagaAGTCAGTTTCCAAATTTCGCAAATTGTAGAATTCTAG